Proteins co-encoded in one Rhopalosiphum maidis isolate BTI-1 chromosome 2, ASM367621v3, whole genome shotgun sequence genomic window:
- the LOC113551772 gene encoding protein AAR2 homolog, with amino-acid sequence MDQERAMKLYLNGATAFFLDIPSGMEFGIDMMSWATGDKFKGIKMIPPGIHFVYYSATDKYGNTAPRCGFFHAFKKGECLVKKWDTENEILVDVPRLEIVQYKTNILYFDDCLGPYPYEELSKWNGLSSLLTENLIHRLCPETKFIRSAMELFPTSVKENTKKRRKWGPIRSETDVGYEHLPNLVPKEENKIRFTEPPECHYPPGSSLSEITKYSLDTSYILHTMAEKHDSKIDLLAELQFSYVCFLLGLSYESFERWKKLFQLFCMSKEAIAQDQNFFAKFFIAVRHQLETIPEDFLVDIVENNNVIYNGLKELFRTLETCDFVLEDDLKDGTIQIKRFLQQKFGWEFNGLNEEDDDEAPVIVDCTEDSF; translated from the exons ATGGATCAAGAAAGGGCCATGAAACTGTATCTGAACGGTGCGACAGCTTTTTTTCTTGATATCCCGTCTGGCATGGAATTCGGCATCGATATGATGTCTTGGGCGACTGGTGATAAATTCAAAGGAATCAAAATGATACCCCCTGGTATACATTTCGTGTATTACag tgCCACAGATAAGTATGGAAATACAGCCCCACGTTGTGGGTTTTTCCATGCTTTTAAAAAAGGTGAATGTCTTGTAAAAAAGTGGGATAcagaaaatgaaatattggTAGATGTACCCAGATTAGAAATAGTgcaatacaaaacaaatatattatattttgatgactGTTTGGGTCCTTATCCATATGAAGAACTATCGAAATGGAATGGTTTGTCATCATTGCTCACTG aaaACTTAATACATAGGTTATGCCCTGAAACCAAATTTATCCGATCAGCAATGGAGTTATTTCCAACATCAGTTAaggaaaatacaaaaaaaagaagaaaatggGGTCCTATTAGAAGTGAAACAGATGTAGGATATGAACATTTGCCCAACTTAGTGCcaaaagaagaaaataaaataag atttactgAACCTCCAGAATGTCATTATCCACCTGGTTCGTCACTTTCAGAAATCACTAAATATTCACTTGACACTTCATACATACTTCATACCATGGCTGAAAAACACGATAG taaaatcGATTTATTAGCTGAACTGCAATTTTCCTATGTTTGTTTTCTTCTTGGTTTAAGTTATGAATCTTTTGAGCGCTGGAAGAAGctgtttcaattattttgtatgagtAAAGAAGCAATAGCACAGGATCAAAACTTTTTtgctaaattttttatagcagTACGTCATCAACTAGAAACCATACCTGAAGACTTTTTAGTTGACAttgttgaaaacaataatgttatttataatggtttaaaagAGTTATTTAGAACATTAGAAACTTGTGATTTTGTACTGGAGGATGATCTTAAAGATGGTACAATTCAAATCAAACGATTTTTGCAACAAAAGTTTGGTTGGGAATTCAATGGACTAAATGAAGAGGATGATGATGAAGCCCCTGTTATTGTTGACTGTACTGaagattcattttaa
- the LOC113551773 gene encoding translation initiation factor eIF-2B subunit alpha isoform X2, whose product MEKESDISASIAAITTLLKLLEHDKSETVQELDFNLQSAVEVITNSSFRVTGVSSGCALFMRFITFAKLDNITFAECKKVMLDRGKVFLKKLTDARNKVAKITLPFFVDGTNILTHSKSRVVLEAMKLAVNSQKRFHVFVSESSPDKSGIEMYNCLKALDIPCTLILDSAVGYIMERVDMVMVGAECVVESGGIINKIGSCTMAICAKEFKKPFYVLTESYKFSRMYPLNQKDLPNNFKYTGNNLNDDNLLSAHPSVDYTHPSYISLLFTDLGILMPSAVSDELIKLYL is encoded by the exons atggaaAAAGAGTCAGATATAAGTGCTAGTATAGCAGCAATCACTAcactattgaaattattgGAACATGATAAAT CTGAAACTGTACAAGAActtgattttaatttgcaaTCTGCAGTTGAAGTAATTACAAATAGCAGTTTCCGTGTTACTGGTGTATCTTCTGGATGTGCATTATTTATGCGGTTTATAACGTTTGCTAAGTTggataatatt ACTTTTGCGGAATGTAAAAAAGTAATGTTGGATCGAGGAAAGGTATTTTTGAAGAAACTTACTGATGCAAGAAATAAAGTTGCCAAAATTACTCTTCCTTTCTTTGTTGATGGCAct aaTATCTTGACACATTCAAAATCTAGAGTAGTGTTAGAAGCCATGAAATTAGCAGTAAATTCACAAAAAAGATTTCATGTTTTTGTATCGGAATCATCTCCTGATAAAAGCGG aaTTGAAATGTACAATTGTTTGAAGGCACTTGATATTCCTTGCACATTGATATTAGATTCTGCTGTTGGCTACATCATGGAAAGGGTCGATATGGTTATGGTTGGAGCTGAATGTGTCGTAGAGAGTGGTGGAATCATTAAtaag attGGAAGTTGTACTATGGCTATTTGTGCTAAAGAAttcaaaaaaccattttatgtGTTAACAGAAAGTTATAAGTTCTCCCGAATGTATCCTCTGAATCAGAAAGatttacctaataatttcaaa TACACtggaaacaatttaaatgatgataatttattaagtgctCACCCTTCGGTGGATTATACACACCCATCATACATCAGCTTGCTTTTTACCGACCTTGGAATATTGATGCCATCAGCTGTAAgtgatgaattaataaaactctacttgtaa
- the LOC113551773 gene encoding translation initiation factor eIF-2B subunit alpha isoform X1: protein MSKEEVSQYFSNIMEKESDISASIAAITTLLKLLEHDKSETVQELDFNLQSAVEVITNSSFRVTGVSSGCALFMRFITFAKLDNITFAECKKVMLDRGKVFLKKLTDARNKVAKITLPFFVDGTNILTHSKSRVVLEAMKLAVNSQKRFHVFVSESSPDKSGIEMYNCLKALDIPCTLILDSAVGYIMERVDMVMVGAECVVESGGIINKIGSCTMAICAKEFKKPFYVLTESYKFSRMYPLNQKDLPNNFKYTGNNLNDDNLLSAHPSVDYTHPSYISLLFTDLGILMPSAVSDELIKLYL from the exons atGTCTAAAGAAG aggtatctcaatattttagtaatattatggaaAAAGAGTCAGATATAAGTGCTAGTATAGCAGCAATCACTAcactattgaaattattgGAACATGATAAAT CTGAAACTGTACAAGAActtgattttaatttgcaaTCTGCAGTTGAAGTAATTACAAATAGCAGTTTCCGTGTTACTGGTGTATCTTCTGGATGTGCATTATTTATGCGGTTTATAACGTTTGCTAAGTTggataatatt ACTTTTGCGGAATGTAAAAAAGTAATGTTGGATCGAGGAAAGGTATTTTTGAAGAAACTTACTGATGCAAGAAATAAAGTTGCCAAAATTACTCTTCCTTTCTTTGTTGATGGCAct aaTATCTTGACACATTCAAAATCTAGAGTAGTGTTAGAAGCCATGAAATTAGCAGTAAATTCACAAAAAAGATTTCATGTTTTTGTATCGGAATCATCTCCTGATAAAAGCGG aaTTGAAATGTACAATTGTTTGAAGGCACTTGATATTCCTTGCACATTGATATTAGATTCTGCTGTTGGCTACATCATGGAAAGGGTCGATATGGTTATGGTTGGAGCTGAATGTGTCGTAGAGAGTGGTGGAATCATTAAtaag attGGAAGTTGTACTATGGCTATTTGTGCTAAAGAAttcaaaaaaccattttatgtGTTAACAGAAAGTTATAAGTTCTCCCGAATGTATCCTCTGAATCAGAAAGatttacctaataatttcaaa TACACtggaaacaatttaaatgatgataatttattaagtgctCACCCTTCGGTGGATTATACACACCCATCATACATCAGCTTGCTTTTTACCGACCTTGGAATATTGATGCCATCAGCTGTAAgtgatgaattaataaaactctacttgtaa
- the LOC113551640 gene encoding sialin-like → MKFNSRRVSQRWVMAVMGMLGVTMAYVMRACLGITLTQMVLPVQVQGRRSDPLTAVQHDYCPVQGQPHSASASNRTSAAAVVPAQGHVHGEHPRFDWDEETQGEVLSAFYYGYILTHLPGGVLSQKYGGKHTMGFGILCTAIFTLMTPFVAHIGSRSLTILRFIEGLGEGMTFPALCTLLAQWAPPKEKGKFATLVFAGAQIGNILSNFLSGFIMRYIPGGWPNVFYFFGIVSIIWFILWCMFVFNDPNAHPFISDEERAYLKKSIGRLERKKDLTPTPWKSIITSMPVWALVIAGAGHDWGAFTLISDLPKYMNDVLHFSVTENGFLSSIPFLAQWVTSVAASILADNLISKGTMSVTNVRKIYAIIGNLGPAMGVMCASFVGCNKILATLCFTLGVALMGFCYPSLRVNSLDLSPNYSATLMGLVNGIGCLSGMATPYLVGILTPNRTVLEWRLVFWIMVIIMISTSIIFVFFGSGNVQPWDDIKQYRLSENEKENKDGESNGIQLKSIEDGKTSK, encoded by the exons ATGAAATTTAACTCAC GACGCGTTTCCCAGAGATGGGTGATGGCCGTGATGGGCATGCTGGGTGTGACGATGGCATACGTAATGCGGGCGTGCCTGGGCATCACGCTCACACAAATGGTGTTGCCCGTGCAGGTGCAAGGGCGACGCAGCGATCCACTGACGGCCGTACAACATGATTACTGCCCGGTGCAGGGGCAACCGCACTCTGCTTCGGCGTCCAACCGGACGTCAGCGGCGGCCGTGGTACCGGCGCAGGGGCACGTGCACGGCGAGCACCCACGGTTCGACTGGGATGAGGAGACGCAGGGAGAGGTGCTGTCGGCGTTCTACTACGGTTACATACTCACGCACCTGCCCGGCGGCGTGCTGTCGCAGAAGTACGGCGGCAAGCACACCATGGGCTTTGGCATACTGTGCACGGCCATATTCACGCTGATGACGCCGTTTGTGGCGCACATCGGGTCCAGGTCGCTGACCATCCTACGGTTTATCGAAGGACTCGGCGAG gGCATGACGTTTCCAGCGCTTTGCACGCTCCTAGCGCAGTGGGCGCCGCCCAAAGAAAAAGGAAAGTTTGCCACGCTGGTATTTGCAG GTGCGCAAATCGGTAATATTCTGTCAAACTTCTTGAGTGGGTTTATCATGAGGTACATACCCGGTGGTTGGCCGAACGTCTTTTACTTTTTCGGTATTGTTTCAATTATTTGGTTTATACTTTGGTGCATGTTTGTCTTCAATGATCCAAATGCTCATCCATTCATTTCGGACGAAGAGCGCGcctacttaaaaaaatccatCGGAAGACTAGAAAGAAAGAAG GATCTGACACCTACACCTTGGAAATCCATAATAACCTCTATGCCTGTTTGGGCTCTAGTCATCGCTGGAGCAGGACATGATTGGGGCGCTTTTACTTTAATCAGTGATCTTCCAAAGTATATGAATGATGTATTGCACTTTTCTGTGACGGAA aaCGGTTTTTTGTCATCAATCCCATTTCTTGCTCAATGGGTCACATCAGTCGCTGCAAGTATATTAGCAGATAATCTAATAAGTAAAGGAACGATGAGTGTTACAAATGTCCGAAAAATATATgccataatag GAAATCTTGGTCCCGCTATGGGAGTGATGTGTGCTTCATTTGTCGGATGTAATAAAATCCTTGCAACATTGTGTTTTACCTTGGGCGTAGCCCTTATGGGATTCTGCTATCCTAGTTTACGTGTTAACTCACTTGATTTGTCACCCAATTATTCAGCTACACTAATGGGATTGGTAAATGGTATTGGATGTTTGTCAGGTATGGCCACTCCATACCTTGTAGGAATCCTTACACCAAAT agaaCCGTTTTAGAATGGCGTTTGGTATTTTGGATCAtggtgataataatgatatcaaCGTCTATTATCTTTGTGTTTTTTGGATCTGGTAATGTGCAGCCATGGGATGACATAAAACAATATCGTCTAAgtgaaaatgaaaaagaaaataaagatGGCGAATCAAATGGGATACAATTGAAATCAATAGAAGATGGTAAAACATCAAAATAG
- the LOC113551771 gene encoding tigger transposable element-derived protein 4-like — MCVCVYEYTIMSCGKRKRLTLAQKIEIIKFVEAENVGVRAVAEKFSIGKTQVSDILKNKLYLSQTFVEQGNDKSKRKFPKSDGEIIDTVIYQWYLHARVNNLPISGPVLKEKALELASEVGLNDFKASNGWLQKFKERHQISYKNIYADSALIKECVITEWLNSVKETIKDYKECDIFNCDETGLFYRILPENTMSFINEACIDGNLSKERLTIMLCTNIDGEFEKPLIIGKVGKDNCFKNINTDNPEIVWKSNTKAWMTRSIMTEWILDFDYRMTQSKRNIVLFLDNASSHPLLNNLQSIKLIFFPPYISSNCQPLDLGVIQHFKMLYRQCVLKHRLSIMDNGSGLINRINVLHAILWIKCAINQIKKLTVRNSFIKSGILMSDEKQSEDNLATNNDYKALLNRLVGDDSINYAGIDDKLMTENQSLDLIKIMQEIIDPQISDEDEDDTEDDTSYLLNEDIVLTNLGQISESNEKKKNLN; from the coding sequence atgtgtgtgtgtgtatatgagTACACCATTATGTCTTGTGGTAAACGAAAAAGACTAACTTTGgcacaaaaaattgaaattataaaatttgtggAAGCAGAAAATGTTGGAGTACGAGCTGTAGCAGAAAAATTTAGTATTGGTAAAACACAGGTTagtgatatattaaaaaataaactatatttatcacAAACATTTGTGGAGCAAGGAAACGACAAATCAAAACGCAAATTTCCTAAATCAGATGGTGAAATAATCGATACAGTAATATATCAATGGTATCTACATGCTCGTGTCAACAATTTGCCAATTTCGGGTCcagtattaaaagaaaaagcaCTGGAGTTAGCATCAGAAGTTGGCCTCAATGATTTTAAAGCATCTAATGGATGGTtgcaaaaatttaaagaaaggcatcaaatttcttataaaaatatttatgcagaTTCTGCATTAATAAAAGAATGTGTTATTACAGAATGGTTGAATAGTGTGAAAGAAACTATAAAAGATTATAAAGAATGTGATATATTTAACTGTGATGAAACGGGTCTATTTTATCGAATTCTTCCTGAAAATACAATGAGTTTTATTAACGAGGCTTGTATTGATGGAAATTTATCAAAGGAAAGATTGACGATTATGTTGTGTACTAACATAGATGGAGAATTTGAAAAACCATTGATTATAGGAAAGGTTGGAAaagataattgttttaaaaatattaatacagacAACCCTGAAATTGTTTGGAAGTCCAACACTAAAGCATGGATGACACGTAGCATTATGACTGAGtggattttagattttgattaCAGAATGACTCAATCAAAAAGAAACATCGttctttttttagataatgcAAGTTCTCATCCTTTGCTTAACAATCTGCAAtcaattaaactaatattttttccaccATACATATCATCTAATTGTCAGCCTTTAGATCTAGGAGtcattcaacattttaagatGTTATATCGACAATGTGTATTAAAACATCGACTATCAATAATGGATAATGGTTCTGgtttaataaatagaattaatGTCCTACATGCAATTCTTTGGATAAAATGTGccattaatcaaattaaaaaattgacagTTAGAAATAGTTTCATTAAATCTGGCATCTTGATGTCAGATGAAAAGCAATCCGAAGATAATCTTGCaactaataatgattataaagcATTGTTGAATCGTTTGGTTGGTGATGATTCTATTAATTATGCGGGAATAGATGACAAGCTAATGACAGAAAATCAATCATtagatttaatcaaaataatgcaAGAAATAATTGACCCACAAATCAGTGATGAAGATGAAGATGATACTGAAGACGACACCTCATATCTTCTCAATGAAGATATAGTTTTGACCAATTTGGGTCAAATTTCTGAgtctaatgaaaaaaaaaaaaatttaaattaa